In Zobellia roscoffensis, the following are encoded in one genomic region:
- the hemN gene encoding oxygen-independent coproporphyrinogen III oxidase has translation MCSLIQKYNVAGPRYTSYPTVPYWNMDTFSNKKWQSSLIQSFDESNATEGISLYIHLPFCESMCTFCGCHKRVTQRHEVEEPYIRSVLKEWKLYCDLFSERPIIKELHLGGGTPTFFTPQHLKNLVKGIFSIAKRAEDYEFSFEGHPNNTTKEHLQALYDVGFRRVSFGVQDYNVKVQQAIHRIQPFANVKNVTEWARQIGYTSIGHDIIFGLPFQKEEHVRETILRTKELRPDRLAFYSYAHVPWLKGNGQRGYKDADLPTADEKRQQYETGKALLADVGYHEIGMDHFALASDSLYKSMELGDLHRNFMGYTASKTQAMIGLGASSISDSWYGFAQNVKGIEEYQHLVENDVIPVYRGHILTDEDRVVRKHILNLMCDFKTTWGLFSQHFNGIDKVVDRLRVMEEDNLVNIGTSGIEVTAKGRPFIRNICMAFDVLLHQKEPKRRLFSMTV, from the coding sequence ATGTGCAGTTTAATTCAGAAATATAATGTTGCAGGCCCTAGATATACTAGTTATCCTACCGTTCCTTACTGGAATATGGACACTTTTTCTAATAAAAAATGGCAGTCCAGCTTAATCCAGAGTTTTGATGAGAGCAATGCAACAGAAGGCATAAGCCTTTATATACATCTGCCTTTTTGCGAGAGTATGTGCACGTTCTGTGGTTGTCATAAGCGTGTAACGCAAAGGCATGAAGTAGAAGAGCCGTACATACGGTCAGTATTAAAAGAATGGAAGTTGTATTGTGATTTATTCTCTGAAAGACCAATTATAAAAGAACTTCATTTGGGAGGTGGTACACCAACCTTTTTCACGCCTCAGCATTTAAAGAACCTGGTAAAAGGTATTTTTAGTATTGCCAAAAGGGCAGAGGATTATGAATTTAGTTTTGAGGGGCATCCCAACAATACAACCAAAGAACATTTACAAGCGTTATATGATGTAGGTTTTAGACGGGTTAGTTTTGGTGTACAGGATTACAATGTAAAAGTACAACAGGCCATACACCGCATTCAGCCTTTTGCGAACGTAAAAAATGTTACGGAATGGGCTAGACAAATTGGTTATACGTCAATAGGTCATGATATTATTTTTGGGTTGCCTTTTCAAAAAGAAGAACATGTTCGCGAAACCATTTTACGAACCAAAGAGTTACGTCCGGATCGGTTGGCATTTTACAGCTATGCACACGTGCCGTGGTTAAAAGGAAACGGACAAAGAGGGTATAAGGATGCCGATTTGCCCACTGCAGATGAAAAACGGCAACAATATGAAACGGGTAAAGCTTTGTTGGCAGATGTAGGTTATCATGAAATAGGCATGGACCATTTTGCCCTTGCATCCGACTCGCTTTATAAATCGATGGAATTAGGAGATTTGCACCGCAATTTTATGGGATACACTGCATCCAAAACGCAAGCAATGATTGGTTTGGGAGCCTCAAGTATTAGTGATAGTTGGTATGGTTTTGCCCAAAATGTAAAAGGTATTGAAGAATATCAGCATTTAGTAGAAAATGATGTTATTCCAGTTTATCGAGGTCATATTCTAACGGATGAAGACCGTGTAGTCAGAAAGCACATCTTAAATTTAATGTGTGATTTTAAAACTACATGGGGCTTGTTCAGTCAACACTTTAATGGAATAGATAAGGTTGTTGATAGGCTACGTGTAATGGAGGAGGATAATTTGGTCAACATTGGTACTTCTGGCATTGAGGTCACTGCAAAAGGTCGCCCGTTTATTAGGAATATTTGTATGGCGTTCGATGTGCTGTTACATCAAAAAGAGCCCAAAAGAAGATTGTTCTCTATGACTGTTTAA
- a CDS encoding DinB family protein, which yields MSTATTSKEKVAQVILPSELLAHWQGHRTLTRKVIEAFPEKDFFEYSIGGMRPFSKMVDELLSIAGPGMQEIVTGKAAAFTEDVAHGNSKAKTLALWDEATEEINANWAKIGVDKFHDTIKLFGQYEGTIQSTILYFIDNEIHHRGQGYVYLRSLGIEPPMFWERSEA from the coding sequence ATGAGCACAGCAACCACATCAAAAGAAAAAGTAGCCCAGGTTATTCTTCCATCGGAACTATTGGCCCACTGGCAAGGACATAGAACTTTGACCAGAAAAGTAATAGAAGCATTTCCTGAGAAAGATTTTTTTGAATACAGCATTGGCGGAATGCGTCCATTTTCAAAAATGGTAGATGAACTCTTGAGTATAGCAGGTCCTGGAATGCAAGAAATAGTTACGGGAAAAGCAGCTGCCTTCACAGAAGACGTAGCTCATGGAAATAGTAAAGCCAAAACCTTAGCGCTTTGGGACGAAGCCACAGAAGAGATTAATGCCAATTGGGCTAAGATAGGGGTAGATAAATTTCATGATACGATTAAACTTTTTGGTCAGTACGAAGGTACCATCCAATCTACTATTTTGTATTTTATAGATAATGAAATACATCATCGCGGTCAAGGTTATGTGTATTTAAGGTCTTTGGGTATTGAACCACCTATGTTTTGGGAAAGATCAGAAGCTTAA
- a CDS encoding universal stress protein: MKKIIVPLDFSQQSEYALKVAVSLAKKHGAEILALHMLELNQAMITSTEGFHPEQTVFLIKLAEKRFKEFLNKPYLEGLKVTPIIKHYKVFSEVNEIALEHNAELIVMGSHGTDGLEEIFIGSNAEKVVRNAEIPVIVIKNEINDFKIERFVFASDFREESTEAFEKAKAFSEMLQANLDLVYINTPGDDFMSSSDIYTRINNFIGKVNQALQVEIYNDYSVERGVLNYSEANNADAIGISTHGRKGLAHFFMGSIGEDVVNHSKIPVVSFKI, translated from the coding sequence ATGAAAAAAATAATTGTACCCTTAGATTTTTCTCAACAGTCTGAATATGCCTTAAAAGTGGCAGTCTCACTTGCTAAGAAACATGGTGCGGAAATATTGGCGCTCCACATGTTAGAATTAAATCAGGCTATGATTACCTCTACGGAAGGTTTCCATCCTGAGCAGACCGTTTTTCTAATCAAACTAGCAGAGAAACGTTTTAAAGAATTTCTAAACAAGCCATATTTGGAAGGTTTAAAAGTTACTCCGATTATTAAACACTATAAAGTGTTCAGTGAGGTAAACGAAATAGCTTTAGAGCATAACGCAGAACTTATTGTTATGGGTTCTCACGGAACTGACGGTCTTGAAGAAATTTTTATAGGCTCTAACGCCGAAAAAGTAGTGCGTAATGCTGAAATTCCGGTAATTGTAATTAAAAATGAAATAAACGATTTCAAAATTGAGCGTTTTGTATTTGCATCGGATTTTAGGGAAGAAAGTACTGAAGCATTTGAAAAAGCAAAGGCATTTTCAGAGATGTTACAAGCCAATCTTGATTTGGTCTATATCAACACACCTGGTGATGATTTTATGAGCTCAAGTGATATCTATACTCGGATAAACAATTTTATAGGAAAAGTAAATCAGGCATTACAAGTTGAAATATATAATGACTATAGTGTAGAACGTGGGGTTCTAAATTATAGTGAAGCCAATAATGCCGATGCCATTGGTATATCTACCCATGGCCGTAAAGGCTTAGCACATTTCTTTATGGGCAGTATTGGCGAAGATGTTGTTAACCACTCCAAAATACCAGTGGTTAGCTTTAAGATATAG